One window of the Devosia sp. 2618 genome contains the following:
- the dxs gene encoding 1-deoxy-D-xylulose-5-phosphate synthase, whose amino-acid sequence MADKPTTPLLDTVQSPADLRAMPRENLRQVADELRAEMIDAVSVTGGHLGAGLGVVELTVALHAVFDTPHDRIIWDVGHQAYPHKILTGRRGRIRTLRQKDGLSGFTRRAESEYDPFGAGHSSTSISAGLGMAVASELTDTPRNVIAVIGDGAMSAGMAYEAMNNAGAMDARLIVVLNDNDMSIAPPTGALSAYLARLVSGPVYRGTREAAKNLLSKLPPFLHEPARRTEEFARSFFTGGTLFEELGFYYVGPIDGHNLDHLLPILDNVRDAAAGPILVHVVTKKGKGYGPAEDSADKYHGVSKFNVITGAQAKAVSNAPSYTNVFAETLIQEANDDPLIVAVNAAMPSGTGLDKFGEVHPTRVFDVGIAEQHAVTFAAGLASEGMKPFVAIYSTFLQRAYDQVVHDVAIQHLPVRFAIDRAGYVGADGPTHAGNYDAAYLGAIPGIVQMAAADEAELRHMVATAAAYDNGPIAFRYPRGEGMGVDMPARGQKLTIGKGRIVRQGATIAILSYGTRLAEVLAAADKLAALGLNPTVADARFLKPLDEELIAKLATTHDVLLTTEEGSIGGFGSHVATFLASNGLLDGKLRFRPLMIPDRFVEHSSQADMYADAGLDRAGIVATALTTLGYDEAAMAAALGKIS is encoded by the coding sequence TTGGCTGACAAGCCCACAACACCCCTTCTCGACACCGTGCAGTCCCCTGCTGACCTGCGCGCCATGCCCCGTGAGAACCTGCGCCAGGTCGCAGATGAACTCCGCGCGGAAATGATCGACGCGGTCTCCGTCACTGGTGGCCACCTGGGCGCGGGGCTCGGCGTTGTCGAACTGACGGTTGCGCTCCATGCCGTGTTCGATACCCCGCATGACCGGATCATCTGGGACGTCGGCCATCAGGCCTATCCGCACAAGATCCTGACTGGCCGCCGCGGCCGCATTCGCACGTTGCGCCAAAAGGATGGCCTGTCCGGTTTCACCCGCCGCGCCGAGAGCGAATACGATCCGTTTGGCGCTGGCCACTCCTCGACCTCGATTTCCGCCGGCCTCGGCATGGCGGTCGCCAGCGAACTGACCGACACCCCGCGCAATGTCATCGCGGTTATCGGCGATGGCGCCATGTCGGCCGGAATGGCCTATGAGGCGATGAACAATGCTGGCGCCATGGATGCCCGGCTGATCGTCGTGCTCAACGACAATGACATGTCGATTGCCCCGCCCACCGGTGCGCTCAGCGCCTATCTGGCCCGGCTGGTCTCAGGCCCGGTCTACCGCGGCACGCGCGAAGCGGCCAAGAACCTCCTCAGCAAGCTGCCGCCGTTCCTGCACGAACCGGCTCGCCGCACCGAAGAGTTTGCCCGCTCGTTCTTTACCGGCGGCACGCTGTTTGAAGAGCTTGGCTTTTATTATGTCGGGCCCATCGACGGCCACAACCTCGATCACCTGCTACCCATTCTCGATAATGTAAGGGACGCGGCCGCTGGCCCGATCCTCGTTCATGTCGTGACCAAAAAGGGCAAGGGCTATGGCCCGGCCGAGGATTCCGCCGACAAATATCACGGCGTCTCCAAGTTCAACGTCATCACCGGCGCGCAGGCCAAGGCCGTCTCCAACGCGCCCTCCTATACCAATGTCTTTGCCGAGACCTTGATCCAGGAAGCCAATGACGACCCGCTGATCGTCGCCGTCAACGCCGCCATGCCATCCGGCACCGGCCTCGACAAATTCGGCGAAGTGCACCCCACGCGCGTCTTTGACGTCGGCATTGCCGAACAGCACGCGGTCACGTTTGCCGCCGGTCTGGCTAGCGAAGGCATGAAGCCCTTCGTCGCCATCTATTCGACCTTCCTGCAGCGCGCCTACGATCAGGTCGTGCATGACGTCGCCATCCAGCATCTGCCGGTGCGCTTTGCCATCGACCGCGCTGGCTATGTCGGCGCCGACGGCCCGACCCATGCCGGCAATTACGACGCCGCCTATCTCGGCGCCATTCCCGGCATTGTGCAGATGGCCGCCGCAGACGAAGCCGAACTGCGCCACATGGTGGCGACCGCCGCCGCCTATGACAACGGCCCGATCGCCTTCCGCTACCCGCGTGGTGAAGGCATGGGCGTCGACATGCCCGCCCGTGGCCAAAAGCTGACCATCGGAAAGGGCCGTATCGTCCGTCAAGGCGCAACCATCGCCATTCTGAGCTACGGCACCCGCCTCGCTGAAGTACTGGCGGCAGCCGACAAACTGGCCGCTCTGGGGCTCAACCCAACCGTCGCCGATGCCCGCTTCCTCAAGCCGCTTGATGAAGAATTGATTGCCAAGCTGGCCACCACGCACGATGTGCTGCTGACCACGGAAGAAGGCTCCATCGGCGGCTTCGGCAGCCACGTCGCGACGTTCCTGGCGTCCAATGGCCTGCTCGACGGCAAACTGCGCTTCCGGCCACTGATGATCCCCGATCGTTTCGTGGAGCATTCCAGCCAGGCCGACATGTACGCCGATGCCGGTCTAGACCGCGCTGGCATCGTCGCCACTGCATTGACCACCCTCGGCTACGACGAAGCCGCCATGGCTGCCGCACTGGGCAAGATCAGCTAG
- a CDS encoding DUF882 domain-containing protein — protein MSITIILPQAVVPAAAASERALYLYYTHTKETSRIVFKRNGQYVQSGLNELNVFLRDWRRNEPAKMDPRLFDLVWEVYQEVGASQPINVVSAYRSPATNAMLRETSSGVAENSQHMRGTAMDFFIPGVALPRLRAAAMRKQVGGVGFYPTSGSPFVHLDVGSVRAWPRMTRAQLQELFPDGRTMHVPTDGKPLSQEGYQVAMAEWKKCHAYPCNGSSSSSGTQVASNSNGGRTLMDMFFGGNGNSQQAAARPAAPVQAAAAAPAPRAPAPAPIAAAAPVQMAAIAPQQASSQLAPMPAMRSASLAAAPAPMQAAQADVAPAPIAIPFSTVGSAPLSEEELRTAEVPAADIAPVPALKSERLQVATAAAMPAGSAVSALASFMAPVPQPRLIMSDREDIVTAYAATQNPESQRSLQMLIENAPATTAAIPAPASALPALVPNVRTASLGGQQTVTGASNLFSGTFEAAKQDEPVAAALAAHLAKRPGVNDMRTPDLIAPDLEHIADVFTAPAALTSDHFAVIWDHDEADFDPTAEMGRYVTTLAVGDFPQGLSHTGFVTAAPVALAVN, from the coding sequence ATGAGCATCACAATCATCCTGCCGCAGGCCGTTGTTCCGGCCGCAGCGGCCAGTGAGCGTGCGCTGTACCTCTACTATACCCACACCAAGGAAACCTCGCGGATCGTCTTCAAGCGCAATGGGCAATATGTCCAATCGGGCCTGAATGAGCTCAACGTCTTCCTGCGCGACTGGCGCCGTAACGAACCTGCCAAGATGGACCCGCGTCTGTTCGATCTGGTCTGGGAAGTTTACCAGGAAGTTGGCGCGAGCCAGCCGATCAATGTCGTGTCGGCTTATCGCTCGCCCGCCACCAATGCCATGCTGCGCGAAACCTCATCGGGCGTTGCTGAAAATTCCCAGCACATGCGCGGCACAGCGATGGACTTTTTCATTCCCGGCGTGGCCCTGCCACGTCTGCGCGCTGCGGCCATGCGCAAGCAGGTCGGCGGCGTCGGCTTTTACCCAACCTCGGGCAGCCCTTTCGTTCACCTTGACGTCGGCTCCGTCCGCGCCTGGCCACGCATGACCCGTGCCCAGTTGCAGGAACTCTTTCCCGACGGCCGCACCATGCACGTTCCCACCGATGGCAAGCCGCTGTCGCAGGAAGGCTATCAGGTCGCCATGGCCGAGTGGAAGAAGTGCCACGCCTATCCATGCAATGGTTCCTCGAGCAGCTCGGGCACCCAGGTTGCGTCCAACAGCAATGGTGGCCGCACGTTGATGGACATGTTCTTTGGCGGCAATGGCAACAGCCAGCAGGCAGCAGCCCGCCCCGCGGCCCCCGTTCAGGCCGCAGCCGCAGCGCCAGCACCACGGGCTCCGGCCCCAGCGCCAATTGCCGCGGCTGCACCTGTTCAGATGGCAGCTATTGCGCCGCAACAGGCAAGCTCACAGTTGGCCCCAATGCCAGCCATGCGCTCGGCGTCGCTCGCCGCCGCTCCTGCGCCAATGCAGGCTGCGCAGGCCGATGTTGCGCCCGCTCCCATCGCCATTCCATTCTCGACCGTTGGCAGCGCGCCACTGAGTGAAGAAGAACTGCGCACCGCCGAAGTTCCAGCTGCTGACATCGCGCCAGTTCCTGCGCTCAAATCCGAGCGCCTGCAGGTTGCAACCGCTGCCGCCATGCCGGCCGGCAGCGCCGTCAGCGCTCTGGCCTCCTTCATGGCCCCTGTACCTCAGCCACGCCTGATCATGTCGGATCGCGAAGATATCGTGACCGCCTATGCCGCAACGCAGAATCCTGAATCCCAGCGATCCCTGCAGATGCTGATCGAGAACGCTCCAGCCACCACCGCCGCCATTCCGGCGCCGGCCAGTGCCCTGCCCGCTCTCGTTCCAAACGTGCGCACGGCCTCTCTCGGCGGTCAGCAGACGGTTACCGGCGCCAGCAACCTGTTCAGCGGCACCTTTGAAGCCGCCAAGCAGGACGAACCTGTCGCCGCAGCCCTTGCTGCCCATCTCGCCAAGCGCCCCGGCGTCAACGACATGCGCACGCCAGACCTGATCGCGCCCGATCTCGAGCATATCGCCGATGTGTTCACCGCCCCGGCCGCCCTGACTTCGGACCACTTCGCAGTGATCTGGGATCATGACGAAGCCGATTTCGACCCAACTGCCGAAATGGGCCGCTATGTGACGACGCTTGCCGTGGGTGATTTCCCACAGGGCCTGTCCCATACCGGTTTCGTCACGGCAGCGCCCGTCGCGCTCGCGGTCAACTAA
- a CDS encoding L,D-transpeptidase family protein, with protein MNKIAVCLVVALAGAGGVFPVYAQEVAGLAASPVIIAPPQSELAQTIKTGLSATYYGSAKQTVAYNEAQKLYFFYGGRHFEPIWLDQAANGDVTFSAPAQKILKLFESAADEGLRPEDYLTANLNTAGAKGEPLKMAALETAFSAAALRYATHIYTGRIVPLSVSENLDITPKKLDEAALLVQLATSPDPVAVLAALEPTHPEFLALKAALVNFDDKNNQRPAQIASGPTLKPGMSDPRVPALRARLGLPPVDGLVYDDALVEVMKTFQASLSLEVDGVMGPATLVALNGGLQITRADIVANMERWRWMPRDLGAFNVLVNIPEYRLSINRNGAEEYATRVVVGTVKNQTPVFSDNIRHVVVNPYWNVPSSIIKGEIAPAVMRNTSYTDRQNMDLLYNGNPVSPSQVDWSQVSVNNFPFRVRQRPGPGNALGQIKFLFPNKHDVYLHDTPSKSLFARSARAFSHGCVRVENPMEFAGALMENEANISRASLEAMFGPSERWVNPEKQIPVHIAYFTIRVAPDGSLRSYGDVYGHNAALIAAMGLKVAGSTPAIVADTAPVVDQLAP; from the coding sequence ATGAATAAGATTGCGGTCTGTCTGGTTGTCGCCCTCGCTGGCGCTGGTGGCGTGTTTCCCGTCTATGCCCAGGAAGTGGCCGGCCTTGCCGCCAGCCCGGTCATTATCGCTCCACCGCAATCCGAACTGGCCCAGACCATCAAGACCGGCCTGTCGGCGACCTATTACGGTTCGGCCAAGCAGACGGTCGCCTATAACGAAGCCCAGAAGCTCTATTTCTTCTATGGCGGCCGCCATTTTGAGCCGATCTGGCTCGATCAGGCCGCCAATGGCGACGTGACCTTTTCCGCCCCTGCCCAGAAAATCCTCAAGCTGTTTGAATCCGCGGCCGACGAAGGCCTGCGCCCTGAGGATTATCTGACCGCTAACCTCAATACCGCTGGCGCCAAGGGCGAACCGCTCAAGATGGCCGCGCTCGAAACCGCGTTTTCGGCTGCCGCCCTGCGCTATGCGACCCATATCTATACCGGCCGCATCGTGCCGCTATCGGTCAGCGAAAACCTCGACATCACGCCCAAAAAGCTCGATGAGGCCGCGCTCCTCGTGCAGCTCGCCACCAGCCCCGATCCAGTGGCAGTGCTGGCAGCGCTCGAACCAACCCATCCCGAATTTCTGGCGCTCAAGGCCGCTCTCGTCAACTTCGACGACAAGAACAACCAGCGCCCGGCCCAGATCGCGTCCGGCCCGACCCTGAAGCCAGGTATGAGCGATCCACGTGTGCCAGCGCTCCGCGCCCGCCTCGGCCTGCCGCCTGTCGATGGCCTCGTCTATGACGATGCCCTGGTCGAAGTGATGAAGACCTTCCAGGCCAGCCTCAGCCTTGAGGTTGATGGCGTCATGGGCCCGGCGACCCTGGTCGCGCTCAATGGTGGCCTCCAGATCACCCGAGCCGACATCGTGGCCAATATGGAACGCTGGCGCTGGATGCCGCGCGACCTTGGCGCGTTCAACGTACTGGTCAACATCCCCGAATACCGCCTTTCGATCAATCGCAATGGCGCCGAAGAATACGCCACCCGCGTCGTCGTCGGCACCGTGAAAAACCAGACGCCGGTCTTTTCCGACAACATCCGCCATGTCGTCGTAAACCCCTATTGGAACGTGCCAAGCTCCATCATCAAGGGCGAAATCGCCCCCGCTGTGATGCGCAATACCAGCTATACCGACCGCCAGAACATGGACCTGCTCTACAATGGCAACCCGGTCAGCCCGTCGCAGGTCGATTGGTCCCAGGTCAGCGTCAACAACTTCCCGTTCCGCGTGCGCCAGCGCCCCGGGCCGGGCAATGCTTTGGGCCAGATCAAGTTCCTGTTCCCCAACAAGCATGACGTCTATCTGCACGACACCCCGTCCAAGTCGCTGTTTGCCCGCTCGGCGCGCGCTTTCAGCCATGGCTGCGTGCGTGTGGAAAACCCGATGGAATTTGCCGGCGCCTTGATGGAAAATGAAGCCAATATCAGCCGTGCCTCGCTTGAGGCCATGTTTGGCCCGTCCGAGCGTTGGGTAAATCCGGAAAAGCAGATCCCGGTCCACATCGCCTACTTCACGATCCGCGTTGCCCCCGATGGCTCGCTCCGCTCCTACGGCGACGTCTATGGCCACAACGCTGCTTTGATCGCTGCCATGGGCCTCAAGGTTGCCGGCAGCACGCCTGCCATCGTTGCCGACACGGCCCCGGTGGTCGATCAGCTGGCACCCTGA